A single Cryomorphaceae bacterium DNA region contains:
- a CDS encoding PH domain-containing protein, translated as MAQTKIYRSKVNIPLALVVFVPIIAGLILTLSERTWGAAAIMGLTLVFLSAMYLTTFYAITAEQDLVVRGGPFISRRIPIANINRLQKTRTILAGPALSMDRLYVQFDQGDAVVISPVRKSEFIDALLKINPNIEINA; from the coding sequence ATGGCCCAGACGAAAATCTACCGTTCCAAAGTCAATATCCCACTTGCCTTAGTGGTTTTTGTGCCTATCATAGCGGGCTTGATCTTGACCCTTTCGGAAAGAACCTGGGGTGCTGCGGCCATTATGGGCTTGACTCTCGTCTTCCTTTCTGCGATGTACCTCACCACGTTCTACGCCATCACCGCAGAACAGGATTTGGTCGTCCGAGGAGGGCCCTTTATATCGCGCCGAATTCCCATTGCCAACATCAACCGGTTGCAGAAAACCCGGACCATACTAGCCGGACCAGCGCTTTCGATGGATCGGCTTTACGTGCAATTTGACCAGGGTGATGCGGTGGTCATCTCACCGGTCCGGAAAAGTGAATTCATCGACGCACTGCTCAAAATCAATCCGAACATAGAAATTAACGCCTGA
- a CDS encoding dihydrofolate reductase translates to MVILYIATTLDGFIADSEGSVNWIPPAPEGEDFGYADFYASCSHTVQGGATYRQVLTFGDWPYPSTQNLVYSRSATPANDTIEVISTDLEGHIRALKAKAEGHIWCIGGGSINGQLLAAGLIDEVWQFVLPVNLGSGIPLFGNVAIDPKAVEVLERSPLAGGGTFIKYRP, encoded by the coding sequence ATGGTCATACTCTACATTGCCACAACCCTCGATGGGTTCATCGCCGACTCCGAAGGGAGTGTAAACTGGATTCCACCAGCTCCGGAAGGAGAGGATTTCGGGTACGCCGATTTCTACGCCAGCTGCTCCCACACGGTACAAGGCGGAGCTACATATCGCCAAGTACTCACCTTTGGCGACTGGCCTTATCCAAGCACCCAGAATCTGGTTTATTCCCGAAGCGCCACCCCGGCCAACGACACCATTGAGGTCATCTCCACCGACCTCGAAGGCCACATTCGCGCCCTAAAGGCCAAGGCGGAAGGGCATATTTGGTGCATTGGTGGAGGCTCCATCAATGGCCAACTCTTGGCCGCAGGGCTCATCGACGAAGTCTGGCAATTCGTGCTTCCCGTCAACCTCGGCTCCGGCATCCCGCTTTTCGGAAATGTAGCGATTGACCCGAAGGCGGTTGAGGTCTTGGAACGAAGCCCACTCGCCGGAGGAGGCACCTTTATCAAATACAGACCCTAA
- the ppk2 gene encoding polyphosphate kinase 2: MFTAEELAQLKTRKGFEALANDKNLDLRKFQRNLRYEEELSRLQAQLVELQRYIAKKNMRVAILFEGRDAAGKGGAIKRFKEHLNPRSMRVVALTKPTEAEMGSWYFRRYIKVLPEPGEIVFFDRSWYNRAVVEPIMGFCTKEQYELFMRQVPEFEHMLYEDGVHVIKFWFSISKEEQKKRFDSRLKNPLKVWKFSPVDQKGQELWDEYTYYKEQMFSRTHSAFSPWTIVKANNKRNARLESIRHVLSQFEYPGKEKANTTIFPDPNIVQRYYRQLEQIDI; the protein is encoded by the coding sequence ATGTTTACTGCCGAAGAGCTGGCCCAGCTCAAAACCCGCAAAGGGTTCGAAGCACTGGCCAACGATAAGAATTTAGACCTGCGAAAGTTTCAGCGAAACCTCCGCTATGAAGAAGAGCTCTCCCGACTTCAAGCGCAATTGGTAGAGCTTCAGCGCTACATCGCCAAAAAGAATATGCGCGTTGCGATCCTCTTCGAGGGGCGCGATGCCGCTGGGAAAGGAGGAGCCATTAAGCGTTTCAAGGAGCACTTGAATCCGCGCTCCATGCGCGTCGTCGCGCTGACCAAACCCACTGAAGCTGAGATGGGCTCGTGGTACTTCCGACGCTACATTAAAGTACTACCTGAACCGGGCGAGATTGTCTTTTTTGACCGGAGTTGGTACAACCGTGCGGTTGTTGAACCCATCATGGGATTCTGTACCAAGGAACAGTACGAACTCTTCATGAGACAGGTTCCTGAATTTGAGCATATGCTTTATGAAGATGGTGTTCACGTCATTAAATTCTGGTTCTCTATTTCCAAGGAAGAGCAGAAAAAACGCTTTGACAGCCGTTTGAAGAATCCGCTCAAGGTGTGGAAATTCAGCCCGGTGGATCAGAAGGGGCAGGAGCTCTGGGATGAATACACCTACTATAAGGAGCAGATGTTTTCGCGTACCCATAGTGCCTTTAGCCCTTGGACCATTGTGAAGGCCAACAACAAGCGCAATGCACGATTGGAGAGCATCCGTCACGTACTCAGCCAATTCGAATATCCCGGAAAGGAGAAGGCCAATACGACCATATTCCCCGATCCGAACATCGTCCAACGCTATTATCGCCAACTCGAACAAATCGACATTTGA
- a CDS encoding serine hydrolase, whose product MRGFRIIVKRLFLAFALLLTTIGSAQTYFPPINNNQPWDTVNAGYNAQAVQELNTFLDTTGTKAFIILENGKIAHEVYFDSFTQDSLWYWASAGKTMTAFLIGLAEADGHLAVLQNSKAYLGSGWSSCGSTFEDSTTVRKHLTMTTGLDYSGNTDCTDPSCLTCSSTSEPWYYHNAAYTLLYHMLDSVTPFGITNYILGKLTFTTGITGSYIPLGDNRVFISNARSMARFGLLVLAHGDWAGNTIMNSGPGSYFDQMVNTSQSANESYGYLWWLNGKSSYRLPQSTLVFPGPLIPNAPSDLIAGLGKNDQKLYVVPSQNRVVVRLGNDGGQGLFAASGYDNQLWALINALDGSTSLEEWNSDEPPYPNPSSGSLVIPSAREGQSYQLLNIYGQVVEQDRVMAEGRVQLNAGPGLYLLQIDHGRTFKIILE is encoded by the coding sequence GTGCGAGGCTTCCGAATAATTGTCAAAAGACTTTTCCTGGCATTTGCGCTTCTGCTCACCACAATCGGTTCTGCACAGACGTACTTCCCACCCATCAACAATAATCAACCCTGGGATACGGTCAATGCTGGATATAATGCTCAGGCCGTTCAGGAGCTGAATACCTTTCTAGACACAACGGGCACCAAGGCTTTTATCATTCTAGAGAATGGAAAAATCGCCCATGAGGTGTATTTCGATTCGTTTACCCAAGACAGTTTGTGGTACTGGGCTTCAGCCGGAAAAACCATGACCGCCTTTCTCATAGGATTGGCGGAGGCCGACGGACATCTCGCCGTATTGCAAAATTCTAAGGCCTATTTAGGGTCTGGGTGGTCCTCGTGTGGGTCAACTTTTGAGGACTCCACGACAGTTCGAAAACACCTCACCATGACCACCGGGCTGGACTACAGTGGAAACACGGATTGTACGGACCCTTCTTGTCTCACGTGCTCATCAACTTCCGAGCCTTGGTACTACCACAATGCAGCCTATACCCTGCTCTACCATATGTTGGATTCTGTGACTCCCTTTGGAATCACGAACTACATATTGGGGAAATTGACCTTTACAACAGGCATTACCGGCTCCTATATTCCCTTAGGAGACAATCGAGTATTCATTTCCAATGCGCGATCCATGGCGCGTTTTGGTCTATTGGTCCTGGCACATGGAGACTGGGCGGGAAATACCATCATGAATTCTGGTCCTGGATCCTACTTTGATCAGATGGTCAACACCTCTCAATCGGCCAATGAAAGCTATGGCTACTTGTGGTGGTTGAACGGTAAATCATCTTATCGCCTTCCCCAAAGCACCTTGGTTTTTCCAGGACCATTGATTCCCAATGCACCGAGTGACCTGATCGCCGGTCTGGGTAAGAACGATCAAAAACTCTACGTAGTTCCCAGCCAGAATCGAGTCGTGGTACGCTTGGGCAACGATGGTGGGCAAGGTCTCTTTGCTGCCAGTGGCTACGACAATCAACTTTGGGCTCTGATCAACGCCTTGGATGGATCCACCAGTTTGGAGGAATGGAACTCAGATGAGCCGCCCTACCCCAATCCGAGTAGTGGAAGTCTGGTCATTCCATCGGCCCGTGAGGGCCAAAGCTATCAGCTTCTGAATATTTATGGCCAAGTGGTAGAGCAAGATCGCGTGATGGCTGAAGGTCGAGTGCAATTGAATGCTGGTCCTGGACTATATTTGTTGCAGATAGATCACGGTAGAACCTTCAAAATCATTCTCGAATAA
- the ppk2 gene encoding polyphosphate kinase 2, which produces MKASDLSPEDVAILNTRVGITKLMEHKKTDLERVLRYTRYELRLRQLQEELIKLQNWVIEEGKKVVILFEGRDAAGKGGAIRRITAHINPRQFRIVALRKPTDEEAGQWYFQRYVNQLPKEGEIVFFDRSWYNRAIVEPVNGFCTPGQYEIFMSQVNEFERMIQESGIHLIKFYFSISKEKQAERFKEISQSPLKKWKMSPVDERAQELWDEYTKYKEAMFAKTNIPTAPWIIVQADKKTDARLTSTEHILKTIPYPDKGEVVYKDVPLV; this is translated from the coding sequence ATGAAAGCTTCCGATCTCAGTCCAGAAGATGTCGCCATCTTGAATACCCGTGTTGGGATTACCAAGCTCATGGAGCACAAGAAGACCGATCTCGAACGCGTATTGCGCTACACGCGCTATGAATTGCGGTTAAGGCAACTCCAAGAAGAGTTGATCAAGCTGCAAAACTGGGTCATTGAAGAGGGGAAAAAAGTGGTCATCTTGTTTGAAGGGCGAGATGCTGCGGGAAAAGGAGGGGCCATCCGACGAATCACCGCACACATTAATCCTCGTCAATTTAGGATCGTCGCCCTGAGAAAACCAACAGACGAAGAAGCCGGTCAATGGTACTTTCAACGCTACGTAAATCAGCTGCCCAAAGAAGGTGAAATTGTCTTCTTCGACCGGAGCTGGTACAACCGCGCCATCGTTGAACCAGTCAACGGTTTTTGCACGCCTGGCCAGTACGAGATCTTCATGAGTCAAGTCAATGAATTCGAACGGATGATTCAAGAGTCGGGTATCCACCTCATCAAGTTCTACTTCTCGATTTCCAAGGAGAAACAAGCCGAGCGCTTTAAAGAGATTAGCCAAAGTCCATTGAAGAAGTGGAAAATGAGTCCAGTGGATGAGCGGGCCCAAGAACTATGGGATGAATACACCAAGTACAAGGAAGCCATGTTTGCCAAGACCAATATCCCAACGGCTCCTTGGATCATCGTTCAAGCGGATAAGAAAACTGATGCTCGATTAACCTCTACGGAACACATCCTCAAGACTATACCCTACCCAGACAAAGGGGAAGTTGTTTATAAGGACGTACCTTTGGTGTAA
- a CDS encoding DinB family protein: MESMDKDQIVEANLREYEAFVALINELSPSEFESAPEGKWTPGQQMEHLAKSVKPLALALHLPEPVLKWKFGVANRPSRTYEGLVARYLEKIQPGYVPQKQYQPRSVPFSDKEKWTRRLLRSVRVINRLIAKMSEEQLDRIIAPHPAIGKLTLREMMYFTIYHAEHHRKLILRDREILNA, from the coding sequence ATGGAATCAATGGATAAGGACCAAATTGTCGAAGCCAACCTTCGCGAGTACGAAGCTTTCGTGGCACTCATCAATGAGTTGAGTCCTTCCGAATTTGAATCCGCACCGGAAGGTAAGTGGACCCCTGGACAGCAAATGGAGCACCTAGCCAAATCGGTAAAGCCTCTGGCCTTGGCCCTTCACCTTCCCGAGCCCGTTCTCAAATGGAAGTTTGGTGTAGCCAATCGCCCTAGCCGAACCTACGAGGGGCTTGTTGCTCGGTATTTGGAGAAGATCCAGCCCGGTTACGTTCCACAAAAACAATATCAACCCCGCAGCGTTCCCTTCTCGGACAAAGAAAAATGGACCCGTCGACTCCTGAGAAGTGTTCGCGTGATCAACCGACTCATTGCAAAAATGAGTGAAGAACAGCTCGATCGAATCATCGCTCCGCACCCGGCCATTGGAAAGCTCACGCTCCGGGAAATGATGTATTTCACCATCTACCATGCGGAACATCATCGCAAACTCATACTCCGGGATCGTGAAATACTGAACGCATGA
- a CDS encoding CIA30 family protein: MKSMLLTLVLLAAAPTTEMQFNFGKKDVNNWVVVLDGVMGGRSTGTASFTEKSMVLEGQISLENNGGFASIRSPWGTYDLSEAKGIRIKLKGDGRKHTLMLEPTKQWYLPTYVYDIKTKEKWQTIDIPVKDLRISQVGRQMDQSPSRDDLKAIKRMGFILFDKQSGPYRLEVASIEIY, translated from the coding sequence ATGAAAAGTATGCTACTCACTTTGGTGCTCCTCGCCGCAGCGCCGACCACCGAAATGCAGTTCAATTTCGGAAAAAAGGACGTGAATAATTGGGTCGTAGTCCTCGATGGTGTAATGGGCGGTCGTTCTACGGGAACCGCGAGTTTTACCGAGAAGTCCATGGTCCTCGAAGGTCAGATTTCCCTCGAGAACAATGGCGGCTTTGCCTCCATAAGAAGCCCATGGGGAACCTATGATTTGAGTGAGGCCAAGGGCATCCGCATCAAATTGAAAGGCGATGGCCGGAAGCATACTCTGATGTTGGAACCGACCAAGCAGTGGTACCTCCCCACGTACGTTTATGACATCAAAACCAAGGAGAAATGGCAAACTATTGACATTCCTGTGAAGGATTTGCGCATTTCGCAGGTGGGAAGACAAATGGATCAGAGTCCCTCACGGGACGATTTGAAAGCCATCAAGCGCATGGGCTTCATTCTCTTTGACAAGCAAAGCGGTCCGTATCGACTTGAAGTCGCCTCGATCGAGATTTACTGA
- the msrB gene encoding peptide-methionine (R)-S-oxide reductase MsrB, whose product MNWNDVIRYANHGSPEAPRRVEKTDEEWRAQLTPEQFRITRKKGTERAFSGEYCEIHEAGKYNCVCCDEPLFDSTEKFSSSSGWPSFTEPVEQHAIAYEKDVSFGMVRVEVLCNICDAHLGHVFPDGPPPSGLRFCINSESLKLAKTS is encoded by the coding sequence ATGAATTGGAACGACGTCATTCGATATGCCAATCACGGCTCACCAGAAGCCCCTCGTCGCGTTGAAAAAACGGATGAAGAATGGCGGGCTCAATTGACCCCGGAACAGTTCCGAATCACGCGAAAAAAAGGTACCGAGCGTGCCTTTTCAGGTGAGTACTGTGAAATCCATGAAGCCGGAAAGTACAACTGCGTTTGCTGCGATGAACCCCTTTTCGATTCCACCGAAAAATTCTCTTCGAGTTCCGGTTGGCCCAGCTTTACGGAACCCGTAGAACAGCATGCTATTGCCTACGAAAAAGACGTCTCTTTTGGAATGGTCCGCGTCGAGGTCCTGTGCAACATCTGTGATGCCCACCTCGGCCACGTTTTTCCAGACGGTCCACCCCCCTCTGGGTTGCGCTTTTGCATCAATTCCGAAAGCTTGAAACTCGCTAAAACCTCCTAA
- a CDS encoding PAS domain-containing protein, translated as MNPDFEAIVRQSSDLLCTHEPDGTYVFLSDAILPVTGYTAEELIGKNPYNFIHPEDALRVEEDSHAQVLDSEVPPPIEIRFRCKDDSYVWLEVHSRPVLSKDGEVTGIVTTSRVINDLIQARTGLEVALEKLESASDMAAVGYWELDLVEQQTHWSDQTYRIHELDPLETKDLSQALSYYPEEARQTLTDKLKEATENQSSFDVELPFVSEKGQKKWVRAYGKYQHSVGQNPKMIGVFQDITKKYIEQEYLVQMSETLKRQNKQFENLHQIVGHNLRGTIGNVPMLIDMMRQTDLNKEQEEVIEMMEQVLEAAKRNLDDLVDVIKVRAGLSENVEEVVFQDAFHKVQEMLVQKINEAKPTIVMNFEDAASIEYPRVYLENYLYNFLSNALKYRSPDRPLHVSITTGIEGGRTWMSFKDNGRGFSEREVKDVVFALDRRMHEDAADGKGLGMFMVKNQIESLGGEIEAKGVPGESAEFIIRF; from the coding sequence TTGAATCCCGATTTTGAAGCAATCGTTCGACAATCATCGGACTTACTTTGCACACACGAGCCCGATGGCACCTATGTTTTTCTTTCGGATGCGATTTTACCTGTCACTGGCTATACTGCCGAGGAGCTGATTGGTAAAAACCCCTACAATTTTATCCATCCTGAAGATGCCCTTCGCGTAGAGGAAGATTCTCACGCCCAAGTCCTCGACAGCGAAGTTCCCCCACCTATTGAAATCCGCTTTCGATGCAAGGATGATAGTTACGTCTGGCTAGAGGTGCACTCGCGCCCCGTACTTTCTAAAGATGGCGAGGTTACCGGTATTGTCACCACATCGCGAGTCATCAATGATTTGATCCAAGCGCGTACGGGCCTTGAAGTTGCCTTAGAAAAGTTAGAATCTGCGAGCGATATGGCTGCGGTTGGATATTGGGAGCTCGATTTGGTTGAACAACAAACCCATTGGTCTGACCAGACCTATCGAATTCATGAATTAGATCCTCTGGAGACTAAAGACTTGAGTCAAGCGCTTTCATATTATCCGGAAGAGGCCCGACAAACCCTAACTGACAAGCTTAAAGAAGCTACCGAAAACCAATCGTCCTTCGATGTCGAACTTCCTTTTGTCAGTGAAAAAGGCCAAAAGAAATGGGTCCGTGCATATGGTAAATACCAGCATTCCGTGGGACAAAACCCAAAGATGATCGGTGTATTTCAAGACATCACCAAAAAATATATCGAGCAGGAATACCTCGTTCAGATGTCCGAAACGCTGAAGCGTCAAAACAAGCAATTCGAGAATCTCCATCAAATCGTCGGTCATAATTTGAGGGGCACCATTGGCAATGTCCCCATGCTCATTGATATGATGCGTCAAACCGACTTGAATAAAGAGCAAGAGGAGGTCATTGAAATGATGGAACAAGTGCTCGAAGCGGCCAAGCGCAACTTGGACGACCTTGTCGATGTCATCAAGGTTCGAGCGGGCCTATCTGAAAACGTCGAGGAAGTCGTGTTCCAAGACGCCTTTCATAAGGTCCAAGAAATGTTGGTACAGAAAATCAATGAGGCCAAACCGACCATCGTCATGAATTTCGAAGACGCGGCCTCCATAGAATATCCGCGCGTTTACCTCGAAAACTACCTCTACAATTTCCTCTCTAATGCGCTGAAGTACCGTTCTCCTGATCGCCCACTTCACGTCAGCATCACCACGGGAATTGAAGGGGGCCGTACCTGGATGTCCTTTAAGGACAATGGGAGAGGGTTCAGCGAGCGCGAAGTCAAAGATGTCGTTTTCGCCCTTGATCGCCGCATGCACGAGGACGCAGCTGATGGCAAAGGCCTTGGAATGTTCATGGTCAAGAATCAAATCGAGAGCCTGGGAGGTGAAATTGAAGCCAAAGGCGTGCCTGGCGAAAGCGCTGAATTCATCATCCGATTCTAA
- a CDS encoding DUF1697 domain-containing protein, which translates to MQYIAFLRGINVGGQKKIKMPLLRQQLAESGFPEVQTYIQSGNLALRADAEPRELERALSEAILQHNGWEVPVVVRTVEQLRSILADIPFRGKKYLLEQLYFTLLQQCPTPETSALLTELDYPNEELALAGQTVYLYLGNGAGKAKLSNNLIERKLQVSATTRNLNTLQKMIALCEASE; encoded by the coding sequence ATGCAGTACATCGCTTTTCTACGCGGCATAAACGTCGGTGGGCAGAAGAAAATCAAAATGCCCCTCCTGCGTCAGCAGTTGGCGGAAAGCGGTTTTCCCGAAGTTCAAACGTACATTCAGAGCGGAAATTTGGCCCTACGGGCCGATGCCGAACCTCGCGAACTTGAACGTGCCTTATCCGAGGCCATTCTACAACACAATGGATGGGAAGTTCCGGTGGTCGTTCGGACTGTTGAGCAGTTAAGGTCCATCCTCGCAGACATCCCTTTTAGAGGGAAAAAATACCTTTTAGAGCAACTGTACTTTACGCTGCTTCAGCAGTGCCCTACACCCGAAACAAGCGCTTTACTGACCGAATTAGATTACCCAAATGAAGAATTGGCCCTAGCCGGTCAAACCGTATATCTCTATTTGGGCAATGGAGCCGGAAAAGCCAAGCTCAGCAACAACTTAATCGAACGCAAACTTCAAGTGTCGGCGACCACTCGAAACTTGAATACGCTTCAGAAAATGATTGCGCTGTGCGAGGCTTCCGAATAA
- a CDS encoding SsrA-binding protein, whose product MRYTFFHVLSRLSKALLPMLWKTTELDQLSKSQMAIIGFKRWVTFNYLDEKKKREA is encoded by the coding sequence ATGCGCTATACCTTCTTTCACGTACTCAGCCGATTGAGCAAAGCCCTACTTCCGATGTTGTGGAAGACAACGGAGCTAGATCAACTGAGCAAAAGTCAGATGGCCATCATCGGCTTCAAGCGATGGGTCACCTTCAATTACCTTGACGAAAAAAAGAAACGCGAGGCATGA